The following nucleotide sequence is from Devosia salina.
AGATGATCGGATCGCTCGCCTGTTCGGTGCCGATATCGTGGCGGCGGATGCGATAGGGTCGGTGGTTGTCGTCATATTCGGTGTAATAGAGCGCGCGGCTGTCATTGGACCAGACATAGGAGCCCGCCGTGTTGCGGATCACCTCGTCCCTGTCCTTGCCGGTTTCGAGGTCACGCAGCACGATGTCGTAATATTCCGAGCCGGCGCGGTCGGCGGCCCAGGCCAGCGTGCGGTGCGACGGGTCGTGGCTGGCACCGGCAAAGCCGAAATAGCCCTCGCCGGCTTCGACATTGCAGTCGAGCAGAATGCTTTCTGCACCGCCTTCGCGCGGCGTGCGGACGATCAGCGGGTACTGCTTCCCCTCCAGCATGCGGGTGTTGTAGGCCCATTCGCCATCCGGGGACGGGACGCCGCTGTCGTCCTCCTTGATGCGGCCGCGGATTTCCTTGTAGATCCGGTCCTGCAGTTCAGCGGTCGGCTTGCCGAACTCGGCTTCGTAATAGTCGTTTTCCGCCTCGAGATAGGCGCGGATCTCCGGATCGAGCGTCTCGGGCTTCTGCATCACCTCCTGCCAATTGTCCGCCCGAAGCCAGGCATAGGGGTCCTCGCGGGTGACATTGTGATGGGTGTGATTATGGGAAACGCGCCGGGCACTCGGCGGAATAGTCTTGGTCATGATCTCTCCGCAGGATGGGCAGAACGGGCCGCCCAGGGAAGCTGAGAGAGGACATAGGCCGCCCGGCGCGGCATTGCCAGCCCCGGAAATGGTTGAAAACGCATGGCCCTATGGTCGCACCCGGTCCGATTGTGCTTGTCCCGGGGACCCCAATCGGTAAGGTCGCAGGCCAAATTCCATTTGAATCGCCAAAAGGCGAGAGAGGAGTGGCAGCATTGGGGCCGACCCTTGATGCAGGCATAGGGCTTGTCGCCGTTGCGCCTTTCGTGGCCGCCATGCTGGCGCCGTTCATCCACCGTTTTGCCGGCGCCTTTGCCGGATGGATCCTGGCGATCGTACCCGCCAGTATCTTCGTGTTCCTGCTCGGCTTTGCCGACCCCGTCATTCATGGCCACGCCGTTTCCAGCGCGCTCGAATGGGTCGCCGCCTATGGGCTGAACCTGTCCTTTCACATCGACGGGCTGAGCCTGATCTTCGCGCTGACCATTTCGGGCGTCGGCACGCTGATCATTCTCTATTCCGGCGCCTATCTGGCCGGACACCCCCATCAGGGACGGTTCCTGGGCTTCATGCTGGCCTTTATGGGCGCCATGCTGGGCCTTGTGCTGGCCGACAGCCTGCTTTCGCTGTTCCTGTTCTGGGAGCTGACCTCGGTTACCTCGTTCCTGCTGATCGGTTTCGACCATGCGCGGCAGGCGGCCCGGCGCGGCGCCATCCAGGCGCTGGTGATCACCAATATCGGTGGCATGTTCCTGCTCGCCGGTGCGATCCTGGTGCACCAGCTGACGGGCACCTGGGAGATGAGCGCGCTGCGTGGCATGGGCGACGTGCTGCGCGACAACGGGCTCTATCTGCTGGTGCTCATCTGCTTTCTGGGCGCGGCCTTCACCAAGTCGGCTCAGTTTCCGCTGCATTTCTGGCTGCCCAATGCGATGGAAGCGCCGACCCCGGTTTCGGCCTTCCTGCATTCGGCCACCATGGTGCAGGCAGGCGTCTATCTCTTGGCCCGCATGACGCCGGTGCTGGGTGGGACCGATGTCTGGACCAATGTGCTGGTCATCTTCGGCGGGGTAACCCTGATCTGGGGCGCGCTCGGTTCGCTCAAGCAGACCGACCTCAAGCAGATCCTGGCCCAGACCACCATCGCCTCGCTGGGCCTGCTGGTGCTGCTGATCGGGCTGGGCAGCCCCTACGCCATCTCGGGGATGGTGGTCTATTTCGTTGCCCATGCCTTCTACAAGGCCGGCCTGTTCATGGTGGCAGGCGCCATCGACCATGAAGCGGGGACGCGCGAGATTACCGCCCTGAGGGGGCTTGCGGACAAGATGCCGGTGACCTTCATCGGTGCAGCCCTTGCGGCGCTCTCGATGATCGGCCTGCCGCTGACCATCGGCTATTTCGCCAAGGAGGAAATGTATCTCGGGCTGATGAGCGGCCAATGGACCGCCATTCTGGTGCTGGCCGTGCTGGTGCTGGGCAATGCCATGCTGGCCGGTGTCGCCATGCTGGTGATGATCCGGCCCTTCCTGGGCGAGGCCGTGCCGACGCCCAAGAGCCCGCATGAGGCGCCCATCGCCATGCTGGCGGGTCCGATCGTTTTGGGTGCGGCGGGCATCGTCACCGGCATCCTGCCCGACTGGCTGGGGCATGACGTGCTGGTTCCGGGGGCTTCGGCCATTCTCGGGCAGGCGGTCGAAAGCCACCTGACGCTGGCGCTGGACGTTACCTCGCCATTGCTGTGGCTGTCGGCCCTGACCTGGGGCCTGGGCATTTTGGTCTATCGCCAGGCGGACACCATTCGCACGGTGCTGCGCCGCTTCGACAATGCGCTGGGCTGGACCGCCGATACGGTTTTTGACGCGGTCATGTTCTCGCTGATCCGGTTTGCCGGCGCGGTGACGCGGTTCCTGCATCACGGGCAGCTCGAATTCTATCTCGTCGTGGTTTTCGCGGCGATGGCCCTTGCCCTGTTCGGCCCGATGCTGGCCTGGGGCGGGCTCGACTGGATCGTGCCGGCGGCCGAACTGGGTGACTGGAGCCAGCGGCTCGTGCCGCCATCGCTCGAAATCTACGAATGGGGGATTCTGGGCCTGGCCGTGCTCGGCCTTGCCGCCGTCCTGGTGGCGTCCTCGCGACTGATCGCCATCCTGTCGCTCGGCGTTCAGGGGACGGCAGTGGCCCTGATCTTCCTGCTCTTCGGGGCGCCGGACCTGGCCTTTACCCAGCTCATGGTGGAAATCCTCTCGGTGGTTATCCTGACCTTCGTGATGACGCGGCTGCGGCTCGACCAGCGCGACCACCGTCCCTTCGAGGACTGGTCGCGCGATGGCGCGCTGGCGGCAGTGTGCGGCCTGGGCGTGAGCCTGTTGCTCATGCTGGTGCTCAACGGCACGCTGAACACGCGGCTGTCGGACTTCTTCACCGCCACCAGCGTGCCGATCGCCCACGGGCACAATATCGTCAACGTGATCCTCGTGGACTATCGCGGCTTTGATACGCTGGGTGAGATTGCGGTGGTGATGGGCGCCGGCATGGCCATTCTGGCGCTGCTGCGCCGCCAGAAGAAGACCATGGAAGGACCGCCGCCGGCGACGGACAAACCGAAGCGGGCACGCAAGCCTGGAAAGGTCACCCCATGAACACGGTCATCTTTCGCACCCTGGCGCCGCTGATCGTTGCCGTCATGCTGGTGTTCTCGGTCTATGTCTGCCTGCGCGGCCATAATGAACCGGGTGGCGGCTTTATCGGCGGGCTGATTGCGGCGGCCTCCATTGCCGTGTTCGGCATGGCGGTCGGCGTGCGCGCGGTGCGGCGCGCGCTGCATATCGATCCCATGGCCATTGCCGGTTTTGGCGTGGTGCTGGCGGGCCTGTCCGGGCTGCTCAGCCTGTTCACCGGATCGCCCTTCATGACCAGCATCTGGCTCTAT
It contains:
- a CDS encoding putative monovalent cation/H+ antiporter subunit A — translated: MGPTLDAGIGLVAVAPFVAAMLAPFIHRFAGAFAGWILAIVPASIFVFLLGFADPVIHGHAVSSALEWVAAYGLNLSFHIDGLSLIFALTISGVGTLIILYSGAYLAGHPHQGRFLGFMLAFMGAMLGLVLADSLLSLFLFWELTSVTSFLLIGFDHARQAARRGAIQALVITNIGGMFLLAGAILVHQLTGTWEMSALRGMGDVLRDNGLYLLVLICFLGAAFTKSAQFPLHFWLPNAMEAPTPVSAFLHSATMVQAGVYLLARMTPVLGGTDVWTNVLVIFGGVTLIWGALGSLKQTDLKQILAQTTIASLGLLVLLIGLGSPYAISGMVVYFVAHAFYKAGLFMVAGAIDHEAGTREITALRGLADKMPVTFIGAALAALSMIGLPLTIGYFAKEEMYLGLMSGQWTAILVLAVLVLGNAMLAGVAMLVMIRPFLGEAVPTPKSPHEAPIAMLAGPIVLGAAGIVTGILPDWLGHDVLVPGASAILGQAVESHLTLALDVTSPLLWLSALTWGLGILVYRQADTIRTVLRRFDNALGWTADTVFDAVMFSLIRFAGAVTRFLHHGQLEFYLVVVFAAMALALFGPMLAWGGLDWIVPAAELGDWSQRLVPPSLEIYEWGILGLAVLGLAAVLVASSRLIAILSLGVQGTAVALIFLLFGAPDLAFTQLMVEILSVVILTFVMTRLRLDQRDHRPFEDWSRDGALAAVCGLGVSLLLMLVLNGTLNTRLSDFFTATSVPIAHGHNIVNVILVDYRGFDTLGEIAVVMGAGMAILALLRRQKKTMEGPPPATDKPKRARKPGKVTP
- a CDS encoding Na(+)/H(+) antiporter subunit B, whose translation is MNTVIFRTLAPLIVAVMLVFSVYVCLRGHNEPGGGFIGGLIAAASIAVFGMAVGVRAVRRALHIDPMAIAGFGVVLAGLSGLLSLFTGSPFMTSIWLYLDFGNTELPLSTPMFFDIGVYCVVFGTLSAIALSLESDREEDL